The following proteins come from a genomic window of Heyndrickxia acidicola:
- a CDS encoding DUF1292 domain-containing protein codes for MANEHENHQHITVVDEDGNEQLFEVLFTFESDEFEKSYVLYYPIGADEDENEEIEIHASSYTQKENGEEGDLQPIETEEEWDMIEEMLNTFLDEEEEN; via the coding sequence ATGGCAAACGAACACGAAAATCATCAGCATATTACAGTAGTAGATGAGGATGGAAACGAACAATTATTTGAGGTTCTATTTACATTTGAATCTGATGAATTCGAAAAATCCTATGTGCTTTACTATCCAATCGGTGCAGATGAAGACGAAAATGAAGAAATTGAAATTCACGCTTCTTCTTATACACAAAAAGAAAATGGTGAAGAAGGAGATCTTCAGCCGATTGAAACGGAAGAAGAATGGGATATGATTGAAGAAATGCTTAATACTTTCCTTGATGAAGAAGAGGAAAACTAA
- a CDS encoding IreB family regulatory phosphoprotein: MSSYDKTMRFNFSEEPFEHEVKEVLFQVYEALQEKGYNPINQIVGYLLSGDPAYIPRHQDARNIIRKLERDEIIEELVKSYLKQHREGY, encoded by the coding sequence ATGAGTTCTTATGACAAAACCATGCGATTTAATTTTTCGGAGGAACCATTCGAACACGAGGTAAAAGAAGTGCTATTCCAGGTTTATGAGGCGCTCCAGGAAAAAGGGTATAATCCGATTAATCAGATTGTCGGATATTTGCTTTCAGGAGATCCGGCTTATATACCTAGGCATCAGGATGCCCGGAACATTATTCGGAAATTAGAAAGAGATGAAATCATCGAAGAATTGGTGAAGTCGTATTTAAAACAGCATCGTGAGGGATACTAA
- a CDS encoding tetratricopeptide repeat protein, translated as MDHNQKGIELLQQGKYEEALECFTKAIEEKPNDAVAYINFGNVLTAVGETEKAIKFFEKAIQLNEEQPAAYYSLGSLFYEQAHYEEAAAMFEKALKNGLQDQDVYFMLGMCFVQLGNALLSIPYLMRSVELGPEDTEARFQYGLALAKSGEYKQAIAQLEMVVNQDPGHADAYYNLGVAYGSMYNDAEKALVFFEKAIDAQPDHQLAHYGKQMIQKLENEEK; from the coding sequence ATGGATCATAATCAAAAAGGAATTGAACTGTTACAACAAGGTAAATATGAAGAAGCTTTGGAATGTTTTACAAAAGCAATTGAAGAAAAACCAAATGATGCCGTTGCATATATAAACTTTGGAAATGTCTTGACTGCTGTTGGCGAGACAGAAAAGGCTATCAAATTTTTTGAGAAAGCCATTCAGCTGAATGAAGAGCAGCCGGCGGCTTATTATTCGCTGGGCAGTTTGTTCTATGAGCAGGCGCATTATGAAGAAGCTGCAGCCATGTTTGAAAAAGCTTTAAAAAACGGGCTTCAGGATCAGGATGTTTATTTTATGCTGGGTATGTGCTTTGTTCAGCTTGGCAATGCTCTTCTTTCTATCCCTTATTTAATGAGAAGTGTAGAACTTGGACCAGAAGATACAGAAGCGCGATTTCAGTATGGATTGGCTCTGGCTAAATCCGGGGAGTACAAGCAGGCAATTGCACAGCTGGAGATGGTAGTGAATCAGGATCCTGGCCATGCTGATGCTTATTATAATTTAGGGGTTGCCTATGGAAGCATGTATAATGATGCTGAAAAAGCCCTCGTTTTTTTTGAAAAAGCCATTGATGCCCAGCCGGATCATCAATTAGCCCACTATGGTAAACAAATGATTCAAAAGCTGGAAAATGAAGAAAAGTAG
- a CDS encoding YrzQ family protein, whose product MNKTIVSLLGFGAGVAATAFYQKQGYFDTRQMKKTAKRLRKTFL is encoded by the coding sequence TTGAATAAAACAATTGTGTCCCTGCTTGGATTTGGAGCAGGGGTTGCCGCAACTGCTTTTTATCAAAAACAGGGATACTTTGATACACGGCAGATGAAAAAGACAGCAAAACGTTTACGAAAAACATTCCTTTAA
- the recD2 gene encoding SF1B family DNA helicase RecD2 has protein sequence MDRQNSMDLFEQEEKFIKGKHLVTIFHNEQNLYSVIRVRIQETNENIEDKEAIITGYFPKIHEEETYIFYGGFQDHPKFGMQFQAKHFKKEIPHTKQGLVTYLSSDLFNGIGKKTAEKIVETLGENAIGKILSDPSLLDKVPKLPAEKAKGIYEALIEHQGLERVMIGLNELGFGPQISMRIYQVYKEQALETIQKNPFQLVEDIEGIGFGRADELGQQLGIIGNHPDRIKAACKYSLELQCLQNGHVYVDADDLLPEVKQLLEEYQAVEIPFQAIADEIIKLEKEDKIVVEEKRVYMPSLYFSEKGIVTNIQRVLSQDEYRDQFPESEFLLALGSLEERIGVHYAPSQKEAIQKALMSPMMILTGGPGTGKTTVIKGIVEIYAELHGCSLDPKSYKKEEVFPILLAAPTGRAAKRMSESTGLPAMTIHRLLGMTGQDNQELDDEKKIEGKLLIVDEMSMVDTWLAHQLLKTLPDEIQVIFVGDEDQLPSVGPGQVLKDLLKSNVIPKVQLTDIYRQAEGSSIIGLAHNIKDGKVPDDIAKQQEDRSFIRCSSAQIAEVVEKVVTSAKRKGYTAKDIQVLAPMYRGPAGIDKLNLMLQEIFNPNTGSKKELTFGDVKYRIGDKVLQLVNQPEQHVFNGDIGEVISIFYAKENTEKQDLIIVSFEGIEVTYTRQDFNQITHAFCCSIHKSQGSEFPIVILPVVKSYYRMLRRNLLYTAITRSKEFLILCGEESAFRMGVEREDDQKRKTTLYDKLVESKTVANHPINEEDTETQDFAYMTADSLMKVDPMIGMENVTPYDFLE, from the coding sequence ATGGATCGCCAGAATTCAATGGATTTATTTGAGCAAGAAGAAAAATTTATAAAGGGCAAGCATCTCGTTACGATTTTCCATAACGAACAAAATTTATATTCCGTTATCCGTGTCCGAATTCAGGAAACAAATGAAAATATTGAGGATAAAGAAGCCATCATCACGGGGTATTTTCCTAAAATCCATGAAGAAGAAACCTATATTTTTTATGGAGGTTTTCAGGATCATCCTAAATTTGGTATGCAATTCCAAGCGAAGCATTTTAAAAAAGAAATTCCACATACAAAGCAAGGGCTTGTAACCTATTTATCAAGCGATTTGTTTAATGGCATCGGAAAAAAAACGGCTGAAAAAATTGTAGAGACGCTGGGTGAAAACGCCATTGGAAAGATTTTGAGCGATCCATCGCTGCTCGATAAAGTTCCAAAGCTGCCTGCTGAAAAAGCCAAAGGAATTTATGAGGCACTTATTGAACATCAGGGCTTAGAAAGAGTGATGATTGGATTAAATGAACTTGGCTTTGGTCCGCAGATCTCTATGAGAATTTATCAGGTTTATAAAGAACAAGCGCTGGAAACCATTCAAAAAAACCCCTTTCAATTAGTTGAAGATATTGAAGGCATTGGCTTTGGCCGTGCGGATGAACTGGGCCAGCAGCTTGGGATTATAGGCAATCATCCTGACCGGATTAAAGCAGCCTGCAAATACTCTCTGGAACTGCAATGCCTGCAAAATGGGCATGTTTATGTCGATGCAGATGATCTTTTGCCTGAAGTCAAACAACTTCTGGAAGAATATCAAGCGGTAGAAATTCCTTTTCAAGCTATTGCAGATGAGATCATAAAACTTGAAAAGGAAGACAAAATCGTGGTCGAGGAAAAAAGAGTGTATATGCCTTCTTTGTATTTCTCTGAAAAAGGCATTGTTACCAACATTCAAAGGGTCTTGTCACAGGATGAATACCGGGATCAATTTCCTGAATCAGAATTCTTGCTTGCTCTTGGCTCTTTAGAGGAAAGAATTGGTGTGCATTATGCTCCCTCTCAAAAGGAAGCTATTCAGAAGGCGTTAATGTCGCCGATGATGATACTGACAGGCGGGCCCGGAACGGGAAAAACGACTGTTATTAAAGGAATTGTAGAGATTTACGCAGAGCTTCATGGTTGTTCACTGGATCCAAAATCCTATAAAAAGGAGGAGGTCTTTCCGATTTTGCTTGCTGCCCCAACTGGTCGCGCGGCAAAACGCATGTCGGAATCCACTGGCCTGCCTGCAATGACGATTCATAGGCTATTGGGAATGACAGGACAAGACAATCAGGAACTGGATGATGAGAAAAAAATTGAGGGAAAGCTGTTGATTGTTGATGAGATGTCTATGGTTGATACATGGCTTGCTCATCAATTATTAAAAACCCTTCCTGACGAGATCCAGGTGATATTCGTGGGAGATGAAGATCAGCTTCCTTCCGTCGGTCCGGGACAGGTGTTAAAGGATCTGCTTAAATCAAATGTTATTCCTAAAGTCCAGCTGACCGACATTTACCGCCAGGCGGAGGGCTCTTCTATTATCGGCCTTGCTCATAACATTAAAGATGGAAAGGTTCCTGATGATATAGCTAAGCAGCAAGAAGATCGCTCATTTATCCGCTGTTCTTCCGCTCAAATAGCAGAAGTAGTGGAAAAAGTGGTTACCAGTGCTAAACGAAAAGGGTACACGGCGAAGGATATACAGGTACTTGCACCTATGTACCGCGGGCCGGCTGGAATCGATAAGCTGAATTTGATGCTTCAGGAAATTTTTAATCCCAATACAGGTTCAAAAAAAGAACTTACATTTGGCGATGTGAAATACAGGATAGGCGATAAAGTTCTCCAACTTGTAAACCAGCCTGAACAGCATGTTTTTAACGGGGATATTGGTGAAGTTATTTCTATCTTCTATGCCAAGGAAAATACGGAAAAACAGGATCTCATCATCGTATCCTTTGAAGGCATTGAAGTGACGTATACTCGTCAGGATTTCAATCAAATTACGCATGCTTTCTGCTGCTCCATACACAAATCCCAGGGAAGTGAATTTCCAATCGTCATCTTACCTGTTGTGAAAAGTTATTATCGCATGCTTCGCCGCAATCTGCTGTATACAGCCATAACAAGAAGCAAGGAATTTCTTATTCTCTGCGGTGAAGAATCAGCGTTCCGAATGGGTGTAGAACGCGAGGATGACCAAAAAAGAAAAACGACTCTCTATGACAAACTGGTTGAAAGTAAAACAGTAGCAAATCATCCGATAAATGAAGAGGATACGGAAACTCAGGACTTCGCCTATATGACAGCAGATAGTCTGATGAAGGTTGACCCCATGATCGGAATGGAAAACGTTACACCTTATGATTTTCTTGAATAG
- the mnmA gene encoding tRNA 2-thiouridine(34) synthase MnmA, with product MTKAPKDTRVVVGMSGGVDSSVAAYLLKQQGYDVIGIFMKNWDDTDEFGVCTATEDYNDVIRVCNQIGIPYYAVNFEKQYWDKVFTYFLDEYKAGRTPNPDVMCNKEIKFKAFLEHAMNLGADYLATGHYARVEERDGEVKMLRGLDENKDQTYFLNQLQQHQLEKVMFPIGDMDKKRVREIAKEAGLATATKKDSTGICFIGERNFKEFLSQYLPAQQGTMKTLDGKTMGTHDGLMYYTIGQRHGLGIGGSGEPWFAVGKDLKENVLYVEQGFDHESLYSDSITAVNTSWVSNREVPQEFTCTAKFRYRQPDNNVTVKVLPNNEVEVIFAEPIRAVTPGQAVVFYNGDECLGGATIDKVFSKNEQLMYVG from the coding sequence ATGACAAAAGCACCTAAAGATACAAGGGTGGTTGTAGGAATGTCAGGGGGTGTCGACTCTTCTGTAGCAGCATATTTGCTGAAGCAGCAAGGGTATGATGTTATCGGCATTTTTATGAAGAACTGGGACGATACAGATGAGTTTGGGGTTTGTACCGCTACAGAAGACTACAATGATGTCATCCGGGTCTGCAATCAAATCGGTATCCCTTATTATGCCGTGAATTTTGAGAAGCAATATTGGGATAAAGTATTTACTTACTTCCTTGATGAATATAAAGCGGGCAGAACACCAAACCCAGATGTAATGTGCAATAAAGAAATTAAGTTCAAAGCATTTCTAGAGCATGCGATGAATCTTGGAGCCGATTATCTGGCTACAGGACATTATGCCCGCGTGGAAGAACGCGATGGCGAAGTGAAAATGCTGAGAGGCCTTGATGAAAATAAAGATCAAACCTATTTTTTAAATCAGCTTCAACAGCATCAATTAGAAAAAGTTATGTTTCCAATTGGAGACATGGATAAGAAAAGGGTAAGGGAAATTGCCAAAGAAGCAGGCTTGGCCACTGCAACGAAAAAAGACAGTACAGGTATTTGCTTTATCGGCGAAAGAAACTTCAAGGAATTTCTCAGCCAATACCTTCCAGCTCAGCAAGGAACGATGAAAACATTAGACGGTAAAACAATGGGTACACATGACGGTTTGATGTATTATACGATTGGCCAAAGGCACGGCCTTGGAATCGGCGGTTCAGGAGAGCCATGGTTTGCTGTTGGAAAAGATTTAAAGGAAAACGTTCTATACGTAGAACAAGGATTCGACCATGAATCTCTTTATTCCGATTCCATTACAGCTGTAAATACCAGCTGGGTATCCAACAGGGAAGTACCACAGGAATTTACATGCACGGCAAAATTCCGTTATCGCCAGCCAGACAATAACGTAACAGTGAAGGTTCTTCCTAACAACGAAGTGGAAGTCATCTTTGCTGAGCCAATCCGCGCTGTCACTCCAGGACAAGCTGTTGTATTCTATAACGGAGACGAGTGTCTTGGCGGAGCAACGATTGATAAAGTGTTTAGCAAAAACGAACAACTTATGTATGTTGGCTAA
- a CDS encoding AI-2E family transporter, with product MKEHRWQWLFRLGLILVLLTILYVCMLIKPLWIPIFGFIKAAFIPFFISAFISYLLHPLVEILYRKGMHRGIAIAIIYLSFFGLAGYSLYLGIPVLIEQIKDLSNHLPAFAAQYRYWVDHVHTSTSHWPDGIQEEIDERIDHFEVWINEFLAKVVNNLIKMLNFVFVLAVIPFISFYLLKDYELVKRSAWYVTPQKWRKGIQHFLKDVDATIGGYIRGQLLVCLVIGLMSTVAFWIMGMKYPVLLGAVIGITDIIPYFGAIIGAVPAVIIAAAISGKFVVYVVIVIFVLQFLEGNLLSPFIVGRSLHMHPLFIILALLLGESFGGVVGLILAVPLMAVLRVLIIHLKNHLTFKRTQIDKR from the coding sequence ATGAAAGAACATAGATGGCAATGGCTTTTTAGATTGGGTTTAATACTTGTATTGCTCACTATTCTGTATGTTTGTATGCTGATAAAACCTTTGTGGATTCCAATCTTTGGTTTTATTAAGGCTGCATTTATTCCTTTTTTTATTTCTGCATTTATCTCCTATCTTCTTCACCCCCTTGTTGAAATTCTTTACAGGAAGGGGATGCACAGAGGAATTGCCATAGCGATCATCTATCTTTCGTTCTTTGGCCTGGCCGGTTATTCCCTCTACCTTGGGATTCCGGTACTGATTGAACAGATTAAAGATTTATCGAATCATCTTCCGGCATTTGCTGCCCAATATCGATATTGGGTGGATCATGTGCATACATCAACCTCACATTGGCCCGATGGAATCCAGGAGGAAATTGATGAACGAATTGATCATTTTGAAGTTTGGATAAATGAATTTTTGGCAAAAGTAGTTAATAATTTAATTAAGATGTTAAATTTCGTCTTTGTTTTAGCTGTCATACCGTTTATCTCCTTTTACCTTCTTAAGGATTATGAACTGGTGAAAAGAAGTGCATGGTACGTTACTCCTCAAAAATGGCGCAAAGGAATACAGCATTTTTTAAAAGATGTTGATGCTACCATCGGAGGCTATATAAGAGGACAATTACTGGTTTGCTTGGTTATCGGCTTGATGTCTACAGTTGCTTTCTGGATTATGGGGATGAAATACCCTGTGCTTCTTGGGGCTGTGATTGGTATCACAGACATCATTCCATATTTTGGAGCTATTATCGGGGCAGTGCCGGCAGTCATCATCGCAGCTGCGATATCTGGTAAATTTGTGGTGTATGTTGTTATTGTAATCTTTGTTCTTCAATTCCTTGAGGGAAATTTATTATCCCCTTTTATTGTTGGAAGATCACTGCACATGCACCCATTATTCATCATCCTGGCACTTTTATTAGGAGAATCCTTTGGCGGTGTTGTCGGCCTAATCCTTGCTGTTCCGTTAATGGCTGTCCTGCGGGTGTTAATCATACATTTAAAAAATCATTTAACATTTAAACGGACACAGATTGACAAACGATAA
- a CDS encoding PRC-barrel domain-containing protein, producing MRTFSLLKGMQVLDCNGETQGAICDICISDSGKLNSFLLKTNSFFGKLYRLPVEKVVSYGESSLSIGSLKDLERFKSGKDEYTMVHCRPLLLKMAVSPGGEQLGLLEDVYFLEGLGTIVGYELTDGFFSDITEGKKVINTVIPPKMEEAAIIVCE from the coding sequence TTGCGGACATTTTCTCTTTTAAAAGGAATGCAGGTGTTGGATTGTAATGGGGAAACACAAGGTGCAATATGTGACATTTGTATTTCTGATAGCGGGAAATTAAACAGCTTTCTTTTAAAAACAAATAGCTTCTTTGGTAAATTGTATCGGCTGCCTGTGGAAAAAGTGGTTTCATATGGAGAGAGCAGCCTTTCCATAGGTTCCTTAAAAGACCTTGAGAGATTTAAGAGCGGCAAAGATGAATATACTATGGTACACTGCCGGCCGCTGCTATTAAAAATGGCTGTCTCCCCAGGAGGAGAACAGCTGGGTTTACTGGAAGATGTATACTTTTTGGAAGGACTGGGCACCATTGTAGGGTACGAGCTAACGGATGGCTTCTTTTCCGACATTACGGAAGGCAAAAAAGTAATAAATACCGTTATTCCGCCTAAAATGGAGGAGGCTGCCATCATCGTATGTGAGTAA
- the ruvX gene encoding Holliday junction resolvase RuvX yields MRIMGLDVGSKTVGVAISDELGWTAQGIETISINEEKGQFGFKRVEELVKSYQVEKIVVGFPKNMNNTVGPRGEASKSYGNMLKELLNLPVILWDERLSTMAAERVLLEADVSRKKRKKVIDKMAAVMILQGFLDSQK; encoded by the coding sequence TTGAGAATAATGGGGCTTGATGTTGGTTCAAAAACCGTAGGAGTCGCAATCAGTGATGAACTTGGATGGACAGCTCAAGGGATCGAAACCATTTCAATTAATGAAGAAAAAGGACAATTTGGGTTTAAACGAGTAGAAGAGCTTGTGAAAAGCTATCAAGTTGAAAAAATTGTTGTTGGTTTCCCTAAGAATATGAATAATACTGTTGGTCCGAGAGGCGAAGCTTCAAAATCCTATGGCAATATGTTAAAAGAACTGCTTAATCTGCCTGTTATTTTGTGGGACGAGCGTCTAAGTACAATGGCCGCTGAAAGAGTCCTTTTAGAGGCGGATGTCAGCAGAAAAAAAAGAAAAAAAGTAATTGATAAAATGGCTGCCGTTATGATTTTGCAAGGCTTTTTGGACAGCCAAAAATAA
- the mltG gene encoding endolytic transglycosylase MltG, producing the protein MSKNKDKNNKERLNQQSYINLLEKPNDTNTIRKIVIFVCIGFVLLVLICAISGYFYVKSALKPVDPNDHRLRTVNIPIGSNINTIARALEEKHIIKSQSVFKYYVKFKKETGFQAGEYELNPSMNFDQIIKSLKTGKVVDNAVVKFTIPEGWQLVQIASIISKETGYSSAQIENRLDDRTFVKILIKKYPKILGTEILNPKVKHPLEGYLFPATYSFYNKKPSIDTTIETVLSHTNYVMTKYQTDMKKEKIKPNTLLTMASLIEEEATAQADRHNIASVFYNRIKAKMPLQTDPTVLYALNKHKQEVSYQDLKVKSPYNTYINKGLPPGPIASPGNASIEAALHPAKTDYLYFLAAKGTGKVYFAKTLSEHNALKQKYITAKK; encoded by the coding sequence TTGTCAAAAAATAAGGATAAAAACAATAAGGAAAGATTAAATCAGCAAAGTTACATAAACTTATTAGAAAAGCCGAATGACACAAATACGATACGTAAAATTGTCATATTTGTATGTATAGGATTCGTTCTGCTGGTTTTGATTTGTGCAATTTCTGGCTATTTCTATGTCAAATCTGCACTTAAGCCCGTTGACCCAAATGATCATAGGCTTAGGACAGTTAACATTCCGATTGGTTCAAATATCAATACAATCGCGCGGGCGCTTGAGGAAAAACATATTATTAAAAGCCAGTCTGTATTTAAATACTACGTCAAATTCAAAAAAGAAACCGGCTTCCAAGCAGGTGAATATGAATTAAATCCATCGATGAATTTTGATCAAATTATCAAAAGCTTGAAAACAGGAAAAGTTGTTGACAATGCAGTGGTGAAATTTACCATTCCTGAAGGATGGCAGCTGGTTCAGATTGCGTCCATAATCTCAAAAGAAACGGGTTATAGCAGCGCACAAATAGAAAATCGATTAGATGACCGGACATTTGTAAAGATACTGATAAAAAAATATCCGAAAATATTAGGCACGGAGATCTTAAATCCTAAGGTAAAGCATCCACTGGAAGGCTATCTGTTTCCGGCAACCTATTCTTTTTATAATAAAAAACCGTCTATTGATACGACCATTGAAACAGTGCTAAGCCATACCAACTATGTTATGACTAAATATCAAACAGATATGAAAAAAGAAAAAATTAAGCCCAACACGCTTTTAACAATGGCTTCACTAATAGAAGAGGAAGCGACTGCTCAAGCTGACCGCCATAATATTGCCAGCGTATTCTATAATCGAATAAAGGCAAAAATGCCTTTGCAAACAGACCCAACAGTTCTTTATGCATTAAATAAGCATAAACAAGAGGTTTCTTATCAGGACCTTAAAGTGAAATCTCCTTATAACACCTATATAAATAAGGGACTGCCGCCAGGCCCTATAGCAAGTCCTGGTAATGCTTCAATAGAAGCAGCGCTGCATCCAGCCAAAACGGATTATTTATATTTCCTTGCAGCAAAGGGAACGGGAAAGGTGTATTTTGCAAAGACTCTCTCAGAGCACAATGCTTTGAAACAAAAATATATTACGGCAAAGAAATGA
- the alaS gene encoding alanine--tRNA ligase — MKKLTGAQIRQMYLDFFQEKGHKVEPSASLVPHDDPSLLWINSGVATLKKYFDGRVIPENPRIVNAQKSIRTNDIENVGKTARHHTFFEMLGNFSIGDYFKEEAITWAWEFLTSPKWIGFDPEKLSVTIHPEDDEAFELWNKKIGLPSDRIIRLEENFWDIGEGPSGPNTEIFYDRGPEYGNDENDPELYPGGENERYLEIWNLVFSQFNHNPDGTYTPLPKKNIDTGMGLERMASVIQEVPTNFDTDLFMPIIRSTEEISGQKYGNDKEKETAFKVIADHIRTVAFAISDGALPSNEGRGYVLRRLLRRAVRYAKYITIQEPFMYKLVPVVGEIMIDFYPQVTEKTDFIQKVIKNEEERFHETLHEGLSILSSFIKKTKEQGSDTLPGEDVFRLYDTYGFPVELTEEYAEEEGMKVDHQGFEREMENQRERARSARQDVDSMHVQGGILGDIKVESTFVGYDKLSVPATVKVLLINGEKAEEAKEGQEVQFILDQTPFYAESGGQIGDEGLLTAEGVVVAVKDVQKAPNGQNLHRAIVKEGILKENAEVIASVDQQQRNKTIKNHSATHLLHQALKDVLGQHVNQAGSLVEPNRLRFDFSHFGQIKLDELERIETIVNEKIWASIPVSITNKNLNEAKAMGAMALFGEKYGDIVRVVQMGDYSLELCGGCHVPNTSSIGVFKILSESGIGAGTRRIEAVTGEAAYREMSSQIHLLKEAAEKIKANPKDILTRIDGLLTELKDKQRENESLSAKLSNIEAGSLSDSVQEVNGVKFISSTVQAADMNSFRNMVDELKQKIGSGIVVLGMAQDDKVSIIAGVTKDLVEKGYHAGKLIKEVALRCGGSGGGRPDMAQAGGKDPEKLESALNYVEEWIKSV, encoded by the coding sequence ATGAAAAAATTAACTGGTGCACAAATACGCCAAATGTATCTTGACTTCTTTCAGGAAAAAGGACATAAGGTCGAGCCTAGTGCTTCGCTGGTCCCGCATGATGATCCTTCCTTGCTTTGGATCAACAGTGGTGTCGCAACACTGAAAAAATATTTTGACGGCCGCGTCATTCCTGAAAATCCAAGGATTGTAAATGCTCAAAAATCTATTCGTACCAACGATATTGAGAATGTAGGGAAAACTGCAAGACACCATACCTTTTTTGAAATGTTGGGAAACTTTTCGATTGGGGACTATTTTAAAGAAGAAGCCATTACGTGGGCATGGGAATTTCTTACAAGCCCGAAATGGATTGGCTTTGACCCTGAGAAATTATCTGTGACTATCCATCCGGAAGATGATGAAGCGTTTGAGCTATGGAATAAAAAGATTGGACTTCCTTCAGACCGCATTATCCGCTTGGAAGAAAACTTCTGGGATATTGGTGAAGGCCCAAGCGGACCGAATACCGAAATTTTTTATGATAGAGGGCCGGAATATGGTAATGATGAGAACGATCCGGAATTGTATCCAGGCGGAGAAAATGAAAGGTATTTAGAAATATGGAACCTTGTGTTCTCGCAATTCAACCATAATCCTGATGGAACCTACACACCGCTTCCAAAGAAAAACATAGATACTGGGATGGGACTTGAAAGGATGGCCTCTGTTATCCAGGAAGTTCCTACTAACTTTGACACAGATTTGTTTATGCCGATCATCCGTTCAACTGAAGAAATTTCAGGGCAAAAGTATGGCAATGACAAAGAAAAGGAAACGGCATTCAAGGTTATTGCTGACCATATAAGGACAGTCGCTTTTGCTATTAGCGACGGAGCGCTGCCTTCCAACGAAGGACGGGGCTATGTGCTCCGCCGTCTTCTTCGCAGAGCAGTAAGATATGCAAAATACATAACAATTCAAGAACCGTTTATGTATAAGCTAGTACCGGTAGTTGGTGAAATCATGATTGATTTTTACCCACAGGTAACGGAGAAAACAGATTTTATACAAAAAGTTATTAAGAATGAAGAAGAAAGATTCCATGAAACACTTCATGAAGGCTTGTCCATCCTTTCATCGTTTATTAAAAAGACCAAAGAACAGGGAAGCGATACACTGCCGGGTGAAGATGTTTTCCGTTTATATGATACCTACGGATTTCCAGTGGAGCTTACAGAAGAATACGCTGAAGAAGAAGGTATGAAGGTTGATCATCAGGGCTTTGAAAGAGAAATGGAAAATCAGCGTGAGAGAGCGAGAAGTGCCCGACAAGATGTTGATTCCATGCATGTACAAGGCGGTATACTGGGGGATATCAAGGTAGAAAGCACATTTGTAGGCTACGACAAACTTTCCGTGCCAGCAACTGTTAAAGTACTTTTGATTAATGGTGAAAAAGCTGAAGAAGCAAAAGAGGGACAGGAAGTACAATTCATTTTGGACCAAACGCCTTTCTACGCTGAAAGCGGAGGACAAATTGGAGATGAGGGTCTATTAACAGCAGAAGGAGTGGTTGTTGCTGTAAAGGATGTTCAAAAGGCTCCTAATGGACAGAACCTTCATAGAGCGATTGTCAAGGAGGGTATACTCAAAGAAAATGCTGAGGTAATAGCGTCTGTGGACCAGCAGCAGCGTAACAAAACCATTAAAAACCACTCGGCAACTCATTTACTGCACCAAGCTTTAAAGGATGTATTGGGGCAACATGTTAATCAGGCCGGTTCATTGGTAGAACCCAACCGTCTTAGATTCGACTTTTCTCATTTCGGGCAAATTAAGCTGGACGAGCTAGAAAGAATTGAAACGATTGTAAATGAAAAAATTTGGGCAAGCATACCGGTATCCATCACGAATAAAAATCTGAATGAAGCAAAAGCAATGGGAGCAATGGCCTTATTCGGTGAAAAATACGGTGATATCGTCCGCGTTGTACAAATGGGTGATTACAGCCTTGAATTATGCGGCGGATGCCATGTTCCAAACACCTCTTCCATTGGAGTCTTTAAAATTCTATCTGAAAGCGGAATAGGGGCAGGAACAAGAAGGATCGAAGCGGTAACGGGAGAAGCAGCATACCGTGAGATGAGTTCGCAAATACACCTGTTAAAAGAAGCAGCTGAAAAAATAAAAGCCAATCCAAAGGATATTCTGACACGTATAGATGGTTTGCTTACTGAATTAAAGGATAAACAAAGAGAAAATGAATCTTTATCTGCAAAGCTTTCTAACATTGAAGCTGGAAGCTTGAGCGATTCTGTACAAGAAGTGAATGGCGTTAAATTTATTTCTAGTACGGTTCAGGCAGCGGATATGAACAGCTTCCGTAATATGGTGGATGAGCTGAAACAAAAAATAGGTTCCGGTATTGTGGTTCTGGGCATGGCTCAGGATGATAAAGTAAGTATCATTGCTGGTGTAACGAAGGATCTTGTTGAAAAAGGCTATCATGCAGGAAAGCTCATTAAAGAAGTTGCTTTACGCTGCGGCGGAAGCGGCGGCGGCCGTCCAGATATGGCTCAGGCCGGCGGAAAAGACCCGGAAAAATTGGAAAGTGCTTTGAATTATGTTGAAGAATGGATAAAATCCGTTTAA